Proteins from a genomic interval of Nasonia vitripennis strain AsymCx chromosome 3, Nvit_psr_1.1, whole genome shotgun sequence:
- the LOC100116768 gene encoding mitochondrial fission process protein 1: protein MVEKDKECEVDIFRDTAVRYLGYTNEVGEAFRSIVPKSVVWSSYVVACGYVLADTVHKGLHVYNEDSSPQKTKRLLLSTSDTLLWQGFASVIIPGLTINRLCATIRYLQTKSSRPMLRSPWISTIIGLASIPVIIHPIDVLVEDSMNATYRKWTGYKPLEPIQST from the exons ATGGTTGAGAAGGACAAGGAATGCGAGGTCGACATTTTTCGTGACACGGCTGTGAGATATCTGG GCTATACTAATGAAGTCGGAGAGGCATTTCGAAGCATTGTCCCAAAGTCTGTTGTGTGGTCCAGCTATGTTGTCGCATGTGGATATGTCCTTGCAGACACAGTTCACAAGGGATTGCATGTATACAAT gAGGATTCTTCACCACAGAAGACAAAGCGACTACTGCTGTCAACATCGGACACGCTTCTATGGCAGGGATTTGCTTCTGTCATCATTCCAGGGTTAACAATAAATAGATTATGCGCAACCATACGCTATCTGCAAACTAAATCATCTAGACCTATGCTACGAAGTCCTTGGATTTCAACTATAATTGGCCTTGCATCGATACCTGTGATAATTCATCCGATAGATGTGTTGGTAGAGGATTCTATGAATGCAACTTATAGGAAATGGACTGGTTACAAACCATTAGAGCCAATACAGTCAACGTAA
- the LOC100114102 gene encoding nuclear receptor 2C2-associated protein gives MTCLLKEQKFECRVSSVLNKNVKSYGKQFMFDDDGETCWNSDSGSPQWVLISFPQEVDLSSIEIQFQGGFAGQKSHVEAGADSKSLEKVQDIYPEDINTTQLFKLNSVIKAKVFKIVFESSTDFFGRIIIYKLSLIS, from the exons ATGACATGTTTATTGAAAGAACAAAAGTTCGAGTGCCG TGTCAGCTCAGTGTtgaataaaaacgtaaaaagcTATGGCAAACAGTTTATGTTCGACGATGACGGAGAAACGTGCTGGAATTCGGATTCT GGAAGTCCTCAATGGGTATTGATAAGCTTTCCACAAGAAGTCGATTTATCGTCGATAGAGATTCAATTTCAAGGCGGCTTTGCCGGACAGAAAAGCCACGTAGAAGCTGGAGCGGATTCCAAGAGTTTGGAAAAAGTGCAAGATATCTATCCGGAAGATATAAATACTACTCAGCTTTTCAAACTGAACTCCGTGATAAAAGCCAAAGTGTTCAAAATTGTTTTCGAAAGCAGCACGGACTTTTTCGGCAGAATTATCATTTACAAGTTGTCCTTGATTTCGTGA
- the LOC100116794 gene encoding uncharacterized protein LOC100116794 isoform X1 — MARDSRIRVTSCCGCYSLKSGAIFSGIMCIILSVIAIVLLFTTNIQFKVIIFDLNSTIVKIIYTINLVMTIILSLCLTIGAIRKNILLMLPWVVLGVLILIALLFSVIFTSVAYFIEKKEVHHVLYGVLALLFGLLAFVICTYFWIVTYSYFQQLRQEKNSLKIGPYGRPYSYQRP, encoded by the exons ATGGCGCGCGACTCGAG GATCAGAGTGACGTCATGCTGCGGCTGCTACTCCCTGAAGTCCGGCGCGATCTTCAGCGGAATAATGTGCATC ATACTGTCCGTCATCGCGATCGTACTTCTCTTCACAACGAATATTCAGTTTAAAGTTATAATCTTCGACCTCAATTCAACGATcgtgaaaataatttatacgaTCAATCTCGTCATGACGATTATCCTCTCGCTGTGCTTGACGATAGGAGCTATAAGG AAAAACATCCTGCTGATGCTGCCATGGGTAGTCCTGGGAGTCTTGATTTTGATCGCGTTGCTCTTCAGCGTCATCTTCACCTCGGTCGCGTACTTcatagaaaagaaagaagtCCACCACGTCCTGTACGGAGTATTGGCCCTGCTGTTCGGTCTTCTCGCGTTCG TAATTTGTACCTACTTCTGGATAGTGACCTACAGCTACTTCCAGCAGCTGAGGCAGGAGAAGAACAGCCTGAAGATCGGTCCTTACGGAAGACCCTACTCTTACCAGCGGCCTTGA
- the LOC100116794 gene encoding uncharacterized protein LOC100116794 isoform X2: protein MCIILSVIAIVLLFTTNIQFKVIIFDLNSTIVKIIYTINLVMTIILSLCLTIGAIRKNILLMLPWVVLGVLILIALLFSVIFTSVAYFIEKKEVHHVLYGVLALLFGLLAFVICTYFWIVTYSYFQQLRQEKNSLKIGPYGRPYSYQRP, encoded by the exons ATGTGCATC ATACTGTCCGTCATCGCGATCGTACTTCTCTTCACAACGAATATTCAGTTTAAAGTTATAATCTTCGACCTCAATTCAACGATcgtgaaaataatttatacgaTCAATCTCGTCATGACGATTATCCTCTCGCTGTGCTTGACGATAGGAGCTATAAGG AAAAACATCCTGCTGATGCTGCCATGGGTAGTCCTGGGAGTCTTGATTTTGATCGCGTTGCTCTTCAGCGTCATCTTCACCTCGGTCGCGTACTTcatagaaaagaaagaagtCCACCACGTCCTGTACGGAGTATTGGCCCTGCTGTTCGGTCTTCTCGCGTTCG TAATTTGTACCTACTTCTGGATAGTGACCTACAGCTACTTCCAGCAGCTGAGGCAGGAGAAGAACAGCCTGAAGATCGGTCCTTACGGAAGACCCTACTCTTACCAGCGGCCTTGA
- the LOC100679776 gene encoding UPF0764 protein C16orf89 homolog produces the protein MDVKLIFLIFLYIYSITHQVISAKFDTNKFERKMLALMKVLKYSIERPEQMNMDTTFGVTFAQANIQAALRHKNVIYLDAYQKDVLENLLELSEDTRNLLHTYEKLPNKNVQELSFQLNRPEIWIKPIVWKKLDLTDKPLPNPDLTVDETVESMFRGHPQEAESDYCFINLVNHCEFPNECRDLIVHNDNATTGYPLTHRLLMIQLMNALECETKITQFTPYLVYEFCSLILQDLVNLEAMEFPHVGKDLALEQIFLCGLEGYLDFLNEHYEQLLLDWQHPSGCYSGIGHSVNYNWAKTRVRRSGGFTDFGCVNHATGLGAAALALFIRKDIELMV, from the exons ATGGAcgtcaaattaatttttcttattttcttgtACATTTATTCAATAACCCATCAAGTGATCAGTGCAAAGTTTGATACTAATAAATTCG AAAGGAAAATGCTAGCGTTAATGAAAGTTTTAAAGTATTCGATAGAAAGACCTGAACAGATGAACATGGATACCACGTTTGGAGTAACTTTCGCACAAG CAAACATACAAGCAGCTCTGCGACACAAAAACGTGATATATCTGGATGCCTATCAAAAAGACGTGCTTGAAAATCTTTTAGAACTTTCAGAAGATACTCGAAATTTACTTCATACTTATGAAAAACTTCCAAACAAGAATGTGCAAGAAT TAAGCTTCCAACTGAATCGCCCAGAAATCTGGATCAAACCTATCGTTTGGAAAAAACTGGATCTAACAGATAAACCCTTGCCTAATCCTGATTTGACAGTAGATGAGACCGTCGAATCAATGTTTAGGGGGCACCCACAGGAAGCGGAGAGCGATTATTGCTTCataaatttagtaaatcaCTGCGAATTCCCGAACGAATGCCGCGATCTAATAGTGCACAACGATAATGCCACTACTGGATATCCGCTCACGCATAGATTACTCATGATACAGCTCATGAATGct CTCGAATGCGAGACGAAAATAACGCAATTCACGCCGTACCTCGTCTACGAATTCTGCTCTTTAATTTTACAAGATTTGGTGAATCTTGAAGCCATGGAGTTTCCGCACGTCGGTAAGGATCTGGCGTTAGAGCAAA TTTTCTTGTGCGGCTTGGAGGGATATCTCGACTTTCTTAATGAGCATTACGAGCAATTGTTATTAGATTGGCAGCACCCAAGTGGTTGTTACAGCGGAATAGG TCATTCAGTAAATTACAACTGGGCTAAGACACGCGTTCGTCGCTCTGGAGGTTTCACGGATTTCGGTTGTGTGAATCACGCGACAGGTCTTGGAGCAGCCGCGCTAGCATTATTCATTCGCAAGGATATCGAATTGATGGTGTAG
- the LOC107980466 gene encoding L-xylulose reductase, whose protein sequence is MNITFEGKRILVTGAGQGIGRETALRLSKFGGTVIALSKTKANLDSLVKEDPKIQTVCADLQDWNKARAAVKSVLPIDLLVNNAGIAILDPFLSLKPEDFDQVFNVNLKSIINVSQVVAENMIQRKVAGSIVNLSSVASLVAVKDHAIYCSAKAALDMLTKVMALELGPHNIRVNTVNPTLVMTAMGKANWSDPAKAATLREKIPLDRFAEPQEVVDSICFLLSDKSAMTTGVGLTIDGGYTTH, encoded by the exons ATGAACATCACTTTTGAAGGAAAGCGGATTCTCGTTACCGGTGCTGGTCAag GCATCGGTAGAGAAACAGCTCTGCGTCTATCCAAATTTGGCGGCACAGTTATAGCCCTCTCGAAAACCAAAGCCAATCTCGACTCCCTGGTAAAGGAAGATCCGAAAATCCAAACTGTCTGCGCTGACCTGCAGGACTGGAATAAAGCGCGAGCAGCTGTTAAGAGCGTTTTGCCCATAGATTTGCTTGTCAATAATGCCGGGATTGCGATACTGgatccttttctctctctcaaacCCGAGGACTTTGATCAAGTCTTcaatgtaaatttaaaatcgatCATCAACGTCTCTCAAGTTGTGGCGGAGAATATGATCCAAAGAAAAGTTGCTGGAAGCATCGTCAATCTATCGTCGGTGGCCAGTTTGGTAGCTGTCAAAGATCACGCTATTTATTGCTCGGCGAAAGCAGCTTTGGACATGCTGACAAA GGTCATGGCTTTGGAACTGGGACCACATAACATTCGCGTCAACACCGTCAACCCGACCCTTGTCATGACGGCCATGGGCAAGGCCAATTGGAGCGACCCGGCAAAGGCGGCCACGTTGCGAGAAAAAATTCCACTGGACCGTTTTGCAG AGCCTCAAGAAGTGGTGGATTCCATTTGCTTCCTTCTTAGTGACAAGAGCGCAATGACCACCGGTGTTGGGCTTACGATCGACGGAGGATACACCACTCATTAA
- the LOC107980890 gene encoding L-xylulose reductase-like, protein MNINFENKRVLITGACQGIGKEVALRLSKYKAKVVALSNNKENLVKLSKEQPEIETVCVDLLDWKATRAAVESVLPIDLLVNNAGVSVNEHCLEATPEIFDLTFGTNVKAMLNVSQVVAKNMIERKVSGSIVNLSSQACRAALLDHVIYCASKGAVDMLTKTMALELGPHNIRVNSVRPTVVMTELGKRVWGDRERADDLKRKIPLGRFAEPHEVVDAIAFLLSEHSSMTTGAGLPVDGGYLAV, encoded by the exons ATGaacataaattttgaaaacaagCGCGTTCTCATAACAGGTGCTTGTCAAG GCATCGGCAAAGAAGTTGCTCTACGCCTGTCGAAGTACAAGGCAAAGGTCGTAGCCCTGTCGAACAACAAAGAAAACTTGGTCAAACTGTCGAAAGAACAGCCCGAGATCGAGACGGTATGCGTCGACCTGCTCGACTGGAAGGCGACCCGAGCAGCTGTCGAGAGCGTTTTACCCATCGATCTGCTCGTCAATAATGCCGGTGTGTCGGTCAACGAGCACTGCTTGGAGGCGACGCCTGAAATTTTCGATCTCACCTTCGGAACGAACGTCAAGGCAATGCTCAACGTTTCCCAGGTAGTCGCGAaaaatatgatcgaacgcaaaGTGTCAGGTAGTATCGTTAACCTGTCGTCCCAGGCTTGTCGAGCTGCTTTGCTGGATCACGTTATCTACTGCGCTTCGAAAGGGGCCGTCGATATGCTGACAAA GACAATGGCTCTGGAACTGGGTCCACACAATATTCGCGTGAACTCGGTGAGACCGACAGTTGTTATGACAGAACTTGGAAAGAGAGTTTGgggagacagagaaagagccgaTGATCTGAAGAGGAAAATTCCATTAGGTCGATTTGCAG AGCCACACGAGGTAGTGGATGCTATAGCATTTTTGCTCAGTGAGCACAGCTCAATGACAACCGGAGCCGGACTTCCAGTCGACGGTGGATACCTGGCTGTGTAA
- the LOC100114137 gene encoding L-xylulose reductase → MALRLSKFGGTVIALSKTKENLDILTKQDSKIETLCVNLRDWHATRKAIKSVLPIDLLVNNAGVACLRPFLQATQDDFDLTFDVNVKQILNVSQIVAENMIQRKVAGSIVNISSQASQAALKDHAIYCASKGALDMLTK, encoded by the coding sequence ATGGCTCTCCGTTTGTCAAAATTCGGTGGCACAGTGATAGCTCTTTCGAAAACGAAGGAGAACCTCGACATCCTAACCAAACAAGACTCGAAGATCGAGACCCTCTGCGTAAACTTGCGAGACTGGCACGCGACCAGAAAAGCAATCAAAAGCGTTCTGCCCATCGACCTTTTGGTAAATAACGCCGGAGTAGCTTGTCTGAGGCCGTTTTTGCAAGCCACTCAGGATGACTTCGATCTGACTTTCGACGTCAATGTCAAACAGATATTGAACGTTTCGCAAATCGTCGCGGAGAATATGATCCAGAGAAAAGTCGCCGGAAGCATTGTTAATATATCGTCCCAAGCTAGCCAAGCTGCGCTCAAAGATCACGCGATATACTGCGCTTCCAAGGGAGCTTTGGACATGCTAACGAAGTAA